The nucleotide sequence CCGGGATTTCGTCCCGCGATTCACGGCTCGGGACGCGCTGGAGGCCGAGGTCGACGCCGTGCTCGGTGGCCGCCTCGTCGAGCAACGGGAGGATGTCACTCCGTTCGACCCAGAGAACGTCCGGGTCCTCGACCGCCAGCCGCCGCCGGAGCGTCGAAAGCGTCTCCTCGACGGTGTCGCCGGCCGGCTGCGTCGCCGCCGACGTGGGCTCGGCAGTGACCGTCGGGGCCGTCGTTCGCGCGCCGATCGCCAGTGCGGTGAGATCGCCCGCAGCCGCGGCAGTCCGGGGCAGATCCAGCCGAAGGACGCGCGGGGGCCGCTCCGGCGTCGGATCGGTGCCGGTTTCCAGACAGTACCGGAACTCCGACGAGAAGTCCACGTCGAACGCCCGGAAGGGAACGCGACCGGGCGGCCCGCGATCCTCGACGAAGCGGGCGACTTCCCGGACCGCATCGACCCGGTCGACGTCGATCCGGAGGACGGGCTGATCGGCAAAGCGAAACCCCGGCGACTTCCACTCGAAACGAAGGTCTGCAACCGCCGGATGCATGTCGAGATCCGCCCGGAGATCGTTCAAATCGGCGATGCAGGCCTCGCGGTCGGGGTCGCGGTCGGTCATCCCACGCGCCGCGACCGCGTACACCGTCGGGCGATACGCGGCCGCGCGCGACGCCGACCAGGACGGCTGCTCAACGGTGCCGTCGAGCGACCACACGAGCGGGTCGCCGTCGCCGAGGAAGTCGATCGTGAAGACCATCGCCCGAAATTTCACCCTGTTCTTTCGTGTGGAGATGTCCCATTCCCCGCCGAGATTTCGTCGGATTGGTGCCCGAGATCGTCGATCTGTGCTTCGAGGGCGTCGACGCGATCCGCCTGCTCGCCGATCTCCCCTTCGAGTTCGTCGAGTCGCGCTTCGAGCTCGTCGATCCGCCGTTCCTGGGCGAGCGCGATCGCGAGCAGGACCGGCACGATCGGGGAATGGTGGTTCAGGTTACCCGCCGCGTCGGCGTGCGTTCGGGCGTCCCCGAGGAGCTGATCGAAGCGCTGCTGGTCCTCGTAGCGCAACGCCCGCCGGAAGGGGGCCCAGCGGTCCTCGACCGACCGGAGCACGTCCCGGAACGTGGGGTTGGTCCGTCCCATCGTGGTCACCTGATTGCCGCCGGCCCGATAGTGAGTGACTGTGCGGTCGATCCGGATCCACTTGCCCCGACGGAGCCGCCGGACGCGAGAGAGGGATGCCGAGCCCGGAGGATCTCCGCCCAGTAGGTGATCGTCGTCTGGTGGACGCCCTCCTCAACGCGGTAGACCAGCGTCTCGAAGTCGAGGTCGTCGCACTCGAATCGGGGGCCGAACTGGGTTTCTTCGAGGGCGATCGTCGTGGCAGCCGCCTCGATCGGAGCCGCGTCGCCGGGGTCCCTGGACCGCGTCAGCACGACCGGGATGTCGTGCTCGCGGGCGATCGCAGCGAGGGTCGCCAGCGAATGGGAGAGAAGGCGTCCGGCGTCGCCATCCCGGAGTTCCCCCTTGCGATAGAGCGCGTCGAGTGCCGGGGCGACGACAATTGCGGGGCGGTCCGTCGCCGGCGCGCCGAAGGGCGAATCGCCATCGCTGTCGTCGGCCAGCCACCGGCCGAGTTGCTCGACCAAGGTGTAGTGCTGGTGGGTCGTGAACGCGCGGGCGACGTGGACGCGATCGAGCGCACGCTCGGCGGGGGCGACGCGGGCGAAGGCGTGCGTCGTGGCGTGGCCCCCCGCGTCGACCCAGACAACGTCGCCGCCCGCCGAGAGCGCGGTATCGAGTGCGAGCGCGTGAAGCGGGCCGACGACGGCATCGCGTCGCGATCTCGCGGTTCCCACGTCGGGTTCCAGCAGATAGAGGTCGTCTTCGAGCGTCGGGAGTTCCGGGAGGGCGAGGCCGTCGGCAACGTCCACGGCGGTCGCCGCGTCGTCGATTCCGCCACTGGATCGTTGTCGGGCACGCTGGCCCGGGAGGTCCTCGCGACTCGAACCCGGCCATCGTGGATCGCTGAACGACGATCCGCCTCGCCGGCTGTCCGCTCCCATCCGTCCGGTGATCGCGTCGTGTTCCATACGACAACGATCCGCCGGGACCGTCAAACCGACTGGTGTGTCGTTTCATGGTTTCCGGATCGGCCGAAAACAGGGTGAAACCGGGTGACTGCACCGCTATCGGCGTCGTTTCCGGGTCGGTTCCGGATGCCGGGCCGCCATGCGGGTTTCCGGAAGCGTCACATGCGACTCACTCCCAGAGGTCCTCGATCCCGACCCGGATCGTGACCGGCCCGTCGGGCGATTCGAGGATCACGGGCGAGCGATCCGCGATGTCTCCCGCTATACTGACCTCGTACGTCGGGGTTTCGAGGCGCACGGTCCCGACGCCGGGCTCGAGCAGGCCGATGGCGTTCCGGAGCCCCGTCGCGTAATCGACAGTCATGATCTGTTCCGGGAGGACTCGCTCGTCGGTCTCGGCCTCTGGGGCGCGCTCGACGGTGAGCCGGTGGTTCCGCCGGCTGGTGTCGACCTCGGGATGGACCGCCTCGATGGTGTCACCGCCGCGTTCGATGGACAGATCCGTGGCCGGCGTCACCGCGACCGGGTCGCCGTCGAGTTCGAGTAGCGCCGCGTAGCAGCGGTACGTGTCCTCGAACATGAGGTCACGCGCGTAGGCGTACAGCCCCGGCCCGAGGTACGGAACCGTCCGCCGGTAGCTGTCGTCCGTGTCGTCGAATCCGGGCGGACCGCCGAGCCGCCGCCCGTTGAACAGTGTATGTGTTTTCCGAGCGATGCTCCCGGGCTGGAGCGATCCCCCTGGCAGCGGAATGTTCTGGGGTGCAATATGATACCACATGTCGTCGTGCAATTTGTACAGTCCCCAGTTGTACGGGTTGAGCCCGAACGCCTGCTCGACGGTGTGATTGACGAGCGTGAAGTCAACCCGTAGCGGGAGGGTTCCCGCCTCCGTCTCCGGGTGGAGGAAAACCGGCGTCTCGGGACCGGCCTCGTGGTACCAGACCCTCTTAGTCACGTCTTCGCGGGCGGGGGGCGGCGGCGGGACGTCCCGGCCCGCGTGGATGGATTCCTCGCTCGGCCCGGGCGCTGTCCGGTCCCAGATGCCGATCGACAGGTGGACTTCGGAGGTGTCGGCGGTGCTGTATCGCCCGGGGACGGGCACTCGGCCGTCAAACTCGACGGTGTCGGCGACGAGCGCCCACTGCCCGTAGATGGTCTGGCCCGGGGCAAGGCGCAGGTAGTCCGGAATATCATGATCGGCGTGCTCCCGGACCCGCCAGACGCCCTCGCCGTCGCGGTGGAACGACGACTCCCTGTCGGCGAAGTCGTGTGCCGCCGTCGGCTCCAGCAGATGCACAAAGTCACGTTCCCTGCCCGGGATCGACACGTCCAGATAGCCGTCCGGCCGGAACCAGCCGGTCCCGTCGAACAGCGAGAGCTCCTCGAAGGCGATCACGCGCTCGAAGTCGCCCTCGTTGGTGAGCGTCCCCTCGACGAGCGCGGGGCCGTCGGCGTCCGGTTCCGAGACGAACTGGAAGCTGTCCCACAACCACTCCTCGTCACCGCCCCCACCGCCCGCGCCCAGCGCGTAGACCCGGTCGGTGGCCGCGGCCGTCACGAGCTGCGAGCCCTCCGCCTGGAACGGTTCGCGCTCCGGGTCAGGCTCGGGCGGGGTCACCACCGTCGGCCCCGCGACGGTCGTCGTTGCCCCAGGCGTCTCGTCGCTCGCGGGGGCCGTACACCCGGCCAGCCCGGCGGCGAGGACCGTCCCGAGGAAGGTACGCCGGCGCATGAACCGGGAGTTCGTCCGGTACCGGCATAAGTTTTCATCGGAATATCAGTTCCGGCACGTGGGCTCGATCTGGCGAGTGGGCCGTTACCGCTCAGCGATGCGGTGCGATCGCTCCCAGAAGGTGGACGAACGCACAGCTACTCCTCGGCGATGACGCGATACGTCCGGGTCGGGCCACTCCCGTCGGCCTCGACCAGGTTGTACTGTTCGAGTTTCTGGAGCCACGACCGGACCGTCCGCTTCGTCCGGGGATCCGTGACCGCCGCGACGTAGCGATCGTAGACCTCCCGCGGCGGGAGCCCGTCGCTCTTCTGGAGGATTTCGAATACTTTCCGTTGCTCCTTGTGCAGTGCGTCGAGGGCCCGCGACCGGACCTCCTGGCGGGCTTCGGGAATCGCGGCCTCGATGTGGGACGCGGCGATGGCATCGGCACCGTCGCGGTCGGCCCGCCGTGCGGCACTCCGGAGGATGCTCAACCCGACCCGGGCGTCGCCGGCGGCGGCGTCGGCGATCCAGCGAAGCTGGTCGAAGTCGACGGCATCAGCGGAAAGCCCGTGGTCGACGCGGTCGGCCATGATGTCGGTCAGCTCGTCGACGTCGTAGCGGTCGAAGTGGATCGTCTGGGCAGTGTGAAGCCGGGAGCGGACGCGCTCGTCGAGGCCGGCCAGCAGTTCCTCCTCGTCGTTGGTGATCAGGACGACGGCGAAGGCGGGGAGGCGATAGAGGTCATAGATCAGGTGGCCGTCTTCGAGCTGGTCGACCTCGTCGAGCGTGACGATCACCGGCGGGCCGTCGTAGGCTTCGAGCCGATCGAGGAGTTCGTCGTGGGGCGTCGACTGGCGGTGGACGTCGATCGTCCGGCCGAGACCCTCGAGAATCCGGTAAAGGGCTTTGAATCTGGTATACGATTGCCAGCAGTTGACGTGGATCGACTCGACGTCGAGGGCGGTCTCCCGGAGGCGGCCGACGACGAACTTCGCGATGGTGGTCTTGCCGGCTCCCGAGGGGCCCGTGAGCAGCGCGGACTCGGGCGGCTGGCCCTCGACGACCGGTTCGAGGACGGCCGAGAGCGCGTCGACCTCGCCGTCGCGGTGGACGACGTCGTTCGGGACGAACTCCTCGCGGAGCACGCGGGCGTCCTCGATCATCAGGCGACGATTTCGCGGCGAGCGTCATAAGCGGCCGGGGGTCGTTTCCGGGTTTCCGAGTTTCTAGTTTCCGGCTTCAGGATCGGCGATATCCGGAACGCTCGCGAACGGCCACCCGAAACGGAGAGCTAAACACGAATCTGATACATTTTATGTAATAACTGAAATTATATAAGACGCAATATACTCACGGATCAGAACCGGGAGTCGCCAACACGCGCTCACTCCACTCGAGTGCCTCGCTCTTGTCAAGTTCTGTGAGGATCGTGTCGAACTCCGATTGCCGGTAAGTAATCCGGCGAGTTAGCGAGAGACTCCGGAGATCACGGATTGTGTCAGGATCGATGGGTTGATTGGCTGCATCCGCGAGATGAGCGATAAATTTCGAACTTTGATAGAATTCCTCCTCATTAGCCCACGCCATGACTGGATGTGGCGCACCCGCTGCCTCTACCGACTCGAAATAC is from Halorhabdus sp. BNX81 and encodes:
- a CDS encoding Cdc6/Cdc18 family protein, translated to MIEDARVLREEFVPNDVVHRDGEVDALSAVLEPVVEGQPPESALLTGPSGAGKTTIAKFVVGRLRETALDVESIHVNCWQSYTRFKALYRILEGLGRTIDVHRQSTPHDELLDRLEAYDGPPVIVTLDEVDQLEDGHLIYDLYRLPAFAVVLITNDEEELLAGLDERVRSRLHTAQTIHFDRYDVDELTDIMADRVDHGLSADAVDFDQLRWIADAAAGDARVGLSILRSAARRADRDGADAIAASHIEAAIPEARQEVRSRALDALHKEQRKVFEILQKSDGLPPREVYDRYVAAVTDPRTKRTVRSWLQKLEQYNLVEADGSGPTRTYRVIAEE